Within Coregonus clupeaformis isolate EN_2021a chromosome 20, ASM2061545v1, whole genome shotgun sequence, the genomic segment gtctttaggAACTGCAGGGTCTTGAAGAGTTCATCGATGCAGACTATTCCAACTTTGTCCATGTGGAGAATATCTATGAGGGCATTCTGCTGCAGAGTCTGGACAAGGAAGTCAGCAAAGGTACAGAGTTATTACTTTATTAGACAATTATTACTTTCGTCTTACTCAAATGTAATGCATATCTCAGGCATTACCCTCTCTGTTCATCTACaccaatgttgttgttgttaatgttgttgttgttgttaatgttgttgttACCTAAACATCTATCTATTTGTTCTGCAGTGGTGAAGGACGCAGCCAGCCTAAAGAAACACAACCTGTTCACAGACAGCAGGGACCTCCTGAGGCAGTGCAGCCGCTCCAGTCTCCTCTCCACCCCATCCACCCCCAGCAGCCCAGCCAGGGTGCCGTTCTCCTCCACACATCACCAGACCAAGGTGGAGGCGGTGTCAGGGGCCACAGTAGAGATTAAGGCCCTGGGGGCCAGTATTGCACCTTCTGTTGCAGCTCCAGTGGAGAAGCTAGTCAAGGTGGAGAACACAGTCAGTACACATGAGACACCTGCAACAGATCAGATGTATACACCTGTAGTGGCTGAGACAGAAACGGAGGACACGCCAACTGGGACAGCTCAAGTGGACATCCCTGTCCTATCAGAGACAGAGGAAACACCCACCCCTGGAGATGctgtggaggtggaggagacCGTAGTAATGGACGTACCAACCACAGTAGCACAAAGCGAAGCCGATTCATCCGGTCCTGTCCCCGTCCCTGACCCATCCCCTGTCCCTGTTTGTGTTGTCAGGCCTGTAGCTGTCATTGACCCTGTAGCTGTTGAAGATTCAGTAGCAGAGAGCACAGCTTCTCTCACAATCACCACTACTGAGACagaggctgagacagagacagaggctaagACAGAGGCTAAGACAGAGGCTGAGACAGAGGCTGAGACAGAGGCTAAGACAGAGGCTAAGACAGAGGCTAAGACAGAGGCTGAGACAGAGGCTGAGACAGAGGCTGAGACAGAGGCTGAGACAGAGACCGAGGCTAAGACAGAGGCTGAGACAGAGGCTAAGACAGAGGCTGAGACAGAGGCTGAGACAGAGGCTGAGACAGAGGCTGAGACAGAGGCTGAGACAGAGACCGAGGCTGAGACAGAGGCTGAGACAGAGGCTGAGACAGAGGCTGAGACAGAGGCTGAGACAGAGGCTGAGACAGAGGCTGAGACAGAGGCTGAGACAGAGGCTGAGACAGAGGCAGATAGTGAAAGCGGTCCTCCTAATAGTGACCCAGTAGTGGCCTCTAGTGGTGAGCAGCCTGTAACTGTGCCACCAGCAGACACCAACCTTGCTGCAGCAGCAGAGACCAAGGATGTGCCAGCCTCATCCTACCCCATCCCAGATGATGGGGATGATGAGTGGGTTACAGAGAGCGAGTCAGCCCGCTCAGACATCGAGATCCCTGGTGATGATGATGTCACGAGGGTAGCAGCCCCAACTGAGGAGGTCAAAGTGTCACAGAGCAACGGAGAGGAGTGTAGCGTTTCTGTGACCTCTAACCTTGCAGTAGAGGTCAGCGTGAGTGAAACACCAGTCAGCATCGCTGCCAAGCCCCCTGTAGAAGTATCAGAGGGTAACCCCGTTCCCCCTAGCGACGACCCAGTCTCTGAAGCAACAGGAGGCGTTAACGGAGAAGCTAGAGTTGAAGTCACTGCAGGTGCTTATTCCACCATAGCATCAGCAGCCAAGTTTAATGTAGTCCCTCCACAGCCCCAGCCAGACACCCAGGCCACCCTCCCTGCTGAGCCCACCAAAGAAGCCCTCCAGGCTGTGGAGCCCGCTGAGCCCGCTCCCCGGGCCCTGGACTGTGTGAAGGAGATCCGGGACCTGGTGGTGGAGGTGTTTGAAGTGGAGGAGATGGTCCAGCAGTACCCAGGTAGTGATAACGTATGAGGGAGGGGTGGCCAGTGAGGTGCCTGATATCACACAGAAAATAAAGGAAGACAAGGACCCCATTCTTTAAATCACTGCAATTGTGAGGAGTATGCAAATGTTGTAGACTATACCCTCGCTGTCGTCGAACCCAAACACTATACTGACTGAGATTACCCTCACCATCAAGTACAAACATTGAACTATGACACAAGCATAAAACTGCACGCTTCCATAAAACTGCAATGGTAAAATATGAACATATACAATTGTGTTCGTGAGAAGATTAATGTAGTGAGATATGGGCATAAATGGAATATCAAGTTAGGGACCAAGGAAAAGCTAATTAATTTGGTAAGCATCAAATTGTCTATTGCAATTGTGTGAAACTGTCTCCACttgtcagtttttttttttttttttttttaaatcttctaTGTCCCTACATATGAATATGCATACATTTTAGATGATTTAGACACAGTTTGATATATGCTACTTTTAAGTTGTGTTATATTTTAAAATCAACAGCACTGCCATATATTGAATCGGTCTGAGTAGCAATGGGAGGGTTCTACATATGAAGGAAGACTTAGGGATTTTCTATTCTGTGTACTTTGACTTGCTGAAGGATTTTCTCATCAGTTAACGTAGAGGGTATGCATGCTCATACTCTCTCAACAGCTAGTCCGCCAAGTACCAATAAGATACCGCCAGATGCATCACGATTGAGGTTCTAATGTTGTAATGTTCTAAGGTTCTAATGTTCTCTCCTAGTGTCTACTGTGTTGTTTCCATGAAGAAGGATGACTACCTATTTCCAATAGATGTGGTTGCTATGGAGACTGGTCCAGGTGACTTTATTCCTGAATGACTAATAGCCGTGTTGAAATTTCAACACCCTCCAGCGCCTGTGCTTTCATACATGACATGTTACACAGTCATTTTGTGAATGGGCTATGCAGATCTGTGTATGTATATTAAAGTCTGAGAAAATATACTGTAAAATACAGTATGAAGTCTACAACAACCAGACAGCCGTCCAGCACTTGTGtgttgggaaaataaataaaataacatttttatttgacTATACAACAAATACAACACATTTACTGTGTGTTTGTCTTCCTTTAGCACTGAAGGGTTAATTAATAGTTGAGCTTATGGTGCACAACACTAGCTGAAAACAATCAATTCAACCACAATCGCAAGCAATTAACTGTTACAAACAGAGTCCGTtttcaacactttattttaaataTTGCAGAAAAAGGCTTTTATGATAGTTCTGATGAGCACCACACACAAGAGATAAACATAACTCATTGTtaatttatataaaaaataacaGTTAAATAAACAGAATCACTCAATGTTTGTACAAATTCAAAAAGTATTTCCTTCACCACTAACAAAGGCACAGTAAAAAAGTTACATTCAAAATGAAGTTCAGATGCGATTCAGTGCCTGACTCCACACACATTTCCAGTAATATCatccagaggtgtgtgtgtgtgtgtggagagagagacagaaagacagacagaaagcgaCAGAGGGACAGATCGCAAAGCCAGAAAAGATGGAGAACATCTCAACAGTCGGTCTCCAGAATGAGGTCACCTATAAAATGGTCTGTTACAGCATGCAGTTAGTGGACTATGACAATAAGACTAACGCCGTGCCATACCAACCAACCACCTCTACTTCTGAAATGTCATGCATGGAATTtgaagaaaaaacaaacaattaaccCCAGTACAACATATAACATGAATGTATAACGTAATAGTACAGTTAATTAATCTTCAGTTTGTGTTGTATTATGGCACAGTAATACATACTCGTAGTGAACATTGAGATATATATAATATTCCAATAAAAGCTCAAAACAAAATGCCAAATATAGTTTTTCAGCAACATCACCTAGGTAGCTTAAGATGTAATTTTTTCATTCAATAAAACGGCAACATCACTGCTAGAGTTTGGACTCAATACAACGGCAACATCACTGCTAGAGTTTGGACTCAGTACAACAGCAACATCACTGCTAGAGTTTGGACTAGAGCACTAGAAGAGACTAGCTGACATACTAAGGTGCTGTTGAACATACAGTAGTGTTGATACTCCTTCATGACCACACAGCTTAGAATAGCTAGCTAGATGGGGCATAGCTGCAGTCAGTCTCTGTGGTGTAATGAACTGAAGTTAACCTGGTTTATCTGGAGGCCGCACCACTGTAGCTGTAGAACAACTGCTGGTCTGGCCGGATGCCGTAGGCCGTGGCGGGGCGCTGTCCAGGGGTCACCGTCGACTGTCCAAACATATCGATATTCATACTGtagggataaacacacacacacacacacacacctgctgtaTATGTCAGCCCCACAGACAGGAGTCAACATGACGTGAGATGAGTTTAGATACCACCACTAGGTGGTGCTCTGAGACAGTGAAACATACAGCGACACAACCAGAACACATTGAAGAAGAGAAGGGGTCGTAGTATAATGGAACGTAAAATAAAAGCTCTTTATAAAACTTTATGCAATATTCATCTCACCTAATACATGTTCTGCCATAACACTGGAGCTCTGTGACAGGGAACATCTAGCTTCAGCAAACTACATAaaacagctacagtgagggaaaaagtatttgatcccctgctgattttgtacgtgtgcccactgacaaagacatgatcagtctataataggtttatttgaacagtgagagacagaataacaacaaaaaaatccagaaaaatgcatgtcaaaaatgttataaattgatttgcattttaatgagggaaataagtatttgaccccctctcaatcagacagatttctggttcccaggtgtcttttatacaggtaacgaaatgagattaggagcacactcttaaagggagtgctcctaatcttagcttgttacctgtataaaagacacctgttcacagaagtaatcaatcagattccaaactctccaccatggccaagaccaaagagctctccaaggatgtcagggacaagattgtagacctacacaaggctggaatgggctacaagaccatcgccaagcagcttggtgagaaggtgacaacagttggtgcgattattcgcaaatagaagaaacacaaaataactgtcaatctccctcggcctggggctccatgcaagatctcacctcgtggagttgcaatgatcatgagaacggtgaggaatcagcccagaactacacgggaggatcttatcaatgatctcaaggcagctgggaccatagttaccaagaaaacaattggtaacacactacgccgtgaaggactgaaatcctgcagcgcccgcaaggtccccctgctcaagaaagcacatatacatgcccgtctgaagtttgccaatgaacatctgaatgattcagaggagaactgggtgaaagtgttgtggtcagatgagaccaaaatcgagctctttgccatcaactcaactcgccgtgtttggaggaggaggaatgatgcctatgaacccaagaacaccatccccaccgtcaaacatggaggtggaaacattatgctttgggggtgtttttctgctaaggggacaggacaacttcaccgcatcaaagggacgatggacggggccatgtaccgtcaaatcttgggtgagaacctccttccctcagccagggcattgaaaatgggtcgtggatgggtattccagcatgacaatgacccaaaacacacggccaaggcaacaaaggagtggctcaagaagaagcacattaaggtcctggagtggcctagccagtctccagaccttaatcccatagaaaatctgtggagggagctgaaggttcgagttgccaaacgtcagcctcgaaaccttaatgacttggagaagatctgcaaagaggagtgggacaaaatccttcctgagatgtgtgcaaacctggtggccaactacaagaaacatctgacctctgtgattgccaaccagggttttgcctccaagtactaagtcatgttttgcagaggggtcaaatacttatttccctcattaaaatgcaaatcaatttataacatttttgacatgcgtttttctggatttttttgttgttattctgtctctcactgttcaaataaacctaccattaaaatgatagactgatcatttctttgtcagtgggcaaacgtacaaaatcagcaggggatcaaatactttttcccctcactgtatatgtcaaAACACAGCTCCATTACAGAGGAGGCCAACAGCCAGACATGTCTAACCTGCCCTCCTTCCCTCCAGCCGCCCAGCAACCCCGGCCTGTTTGGGGAATGATAAAGGGGCTGTAGCTACAACTGTACAAATCAGTTACCGTGGCTACAAAGGAGGAAAGGCTGGCCGATTTCACGGTCGGTCGTCTGTCTTCTCTGACCAGCTGGTCTGAATGTTCAGCTGTGTGGTCGGGTCAACGCGACCGTCTCGTTACCTCGGACTGGGTGTGAGTTAGTTAACCAGACAGAGTGAGTTAACCCCTCGACAAACGACAGCGTCCCTTCTCTTCCCCTCCACCctgctcgctccctccctctctccctccctccctccctccatacacAGTCAGTCGCTGGCTGGCCAGGCCGACATCCTCTAGCCCTCTAAAATACGAGCTGTTTGCTTTGCCCCTGCAAGCGCCCATAATTACGTGTTGTTTTTAACCCGAATCACTTCCAGCGATCAGTTACGCACCCTGCACCTCCTCTTCCCcgtgccccctccctccctccttcactggGCAGAAAAATGTATTTTTCCTTTCCGCACGCTACGGCTGTCAGGGGGGATTTGAGGCAGACTAAAAGAGGCTAGGAGAAACACTGGAGCTCTGAGTAACACAGCCTGACTGCCTGCCTCACAGCCTGCCTGAAtagctggcctgcctgcctcacAGCCCGCCTGGAtagctggcctgcctgcctgtctgactACACCCTGGGCctaggagaaagagagacagagacatagctGGACCTCAGGTCAGCGCCTGGACTCTGGTTCTGGTGGTGGGGTTGAGGCGGAAAGGTTCAAATGACCACATTACGATAAAGAGGACCAGTTGATCAACAACTCCCTCACACACATTCTCATACAGTGACGCGAGACATAAATCAGCTCGTCTCTCACCTCATTCCAGCCGTGTGTGTTGTGACATTTTAAGAGGGAGGGTTGTGTTAGCAGACAAAGGGACCTAGTGTTCCCAGCCTGGCCCTGCAGGCCCCAGTGAAGCTGGGATGAGGGTGTAGGGGTGAGGCATTGGGGACACATTCTACAGGGGGTGCACAGGAAGAGAAGCAGGCCTTTTCCTCTGCTCCCATGACCCTCTGCTCCCTCCAAGCTTATACATATGTCTGTCTCCTCCCGCCTCACCTCGCTCCGGCCCACAATGCTTTGATCTCTCCCCAGGCTGTCACTCTTCAGGTTAGAGCTACCCACTGCTCAAGTGCTAAATCATCAGCTCCTCCTCCctacctctttctctgtctcaccTGATTGTTTCACTCTCCTTGCTTGTCACTCGCTgacagcctctcaaagcactcaTTGATTCGCCCGTCTGCGTGTTGAGGGGGTCAGAAACCCTCCAAATCACACGCTGTTGTGCACCTATAGTGAAACCCAGACACTTCCCTTTCCACGCAGTGACACCAACGGCGCCCTCGTTCAGCTTGTGTCGCCCGGCCCGTTGAGGCTGCTGGGACTTATCTTGACTTTCCAAGGTTTGGCCCGCTCTTTCCCAACGACCCGGGACTAGAGACATTTTATATAGTTCATATAAAATAGCTTGTTATCATATTTATACACATAACAGTGATTGTATTTAAACCATTTAAAAGACCCCATTCACACCATGTTTCACAAGTAGTTTAAAATAAGCTCTGGAGCTGGCTTTGGTTATTGTGTTAACCTGGATCACTCCGGAGTACACTGGCCAAATTAAAACACTCTCACAGACGCCAATTCCCCCAGCTCGCTCAGTATATTTAAAAGGTATCAGTTACAAAGAGCTGAGAAAaaagcccctctctctgttcctttcactcgctctctctttgctttctgtttctccttccctccctccctccatccatctaaaACCTGAAATAACTGTGGCAAGCTATCTACTCTCCATAGCAAGCCTCTCAACAGCAGCCAACATAAACATACTTGCACAGGAAAAAACCTTCAACACAAGCTTTATCGCACGCAAGGAGATGTTTGATAATAAATAAGACAAATTACTCTCAATAAACTCTCAATTTCCCCAACTATTCATAATTTTAACAGCATATCAAGTAGAGGAACTTAAAATGTGTTCAACTCTACATATTAGGCCTGTTTAAGCCTGCTCACTCGCTGGCTGGTGTAGTGTTTCACAGTGGAAGGCGGACGCTGTATCTGAGACTCAACGGAGTAGAGCAGAGTGGGATTGTTCTCAAAGCTCCAGTATTGCTGTTGAGGGTGGAGTGATGCCTTCTGGGATAGTGGAGGGCTGTTTGCACAGCCTATGGCCCTGGTTTAATAACAAAGATCAGCAAATACCGGAGCAAAATAACACGGTTCACCAAGCAGCAGAGGCTGAGGTTAGGAGAGTGGGCTatggggtcattgtcctacttCAGTACAGCCTGTCAGTCTGTTATGCAGGAGAAGACAACCTGGCTGAAAGGTTCCCACACACTCAGACATGTAGAAATACTGTCAGCCCAACCTTGCCTTGCTGTGGTTCTCCAGGGGATGGGAGGGTGGAGAGGTGCAGCCCACCCTCCAAAGGAGCCTCCAGGGGATGGGGATAGAAGTGCAGTCCACCCCCTGCCCTGCTATGAGCTCACCTGCCAGGGAAGCCTCCAGCCTGGCCAATGTCTCCGTTCTGGTAGTCTGTGAAGAACTCTGGGCTGATAATACCGTCTGCTGGGATGATCCCatctggggggagagagacatacaCCTCAAAGTTAGAGACAAGTTCGCTACTGTacttctctcctcctcatctcgctctctctcacttcatccataccacatccccctctctttctccccccttccctcctcctctttctcgcCCTGTCTCTGCGCTGTAGAAAAGGTCAGTCTCTCCAGAATGTCTCTGCCTCCCTGTATACCTGCGCTGTAGAAGAGGTCAGTCTCTCCAGaatgcctctgcctctctcctctcccaccctccctccctgtatacCTGCACTGTAGAAGAGGTCAGTCTCTCCAGAATGCCtctgcctccctcctctccctccctgtatacCTGCGCTGTAGAAAAGGTCGGGTCTCTCCAGAATGTCTCCGTTGTGCATGAAAGGTTCTCCATCGTCTCCATACATGAAGGGTTCTCCGTCGTCTCCCATGGCTCTGTTCTCCACCATCTCTAACCACTGGGAGTTGTGCCAGCGGAACTTCTCACTCTGGACCTTCCTCCCACACTCCTCATCATACTCctacagtaaggagagagagagagagagagagagagagagagagagagagagagagagagagagagagagagagagagagagagagagagagagagagagagagagagagagagagagagagagagagagagagagagagagagaagagagagagagagagagagagagagagagagagagagagagagagagagagagagagagcgagagagagagacagagagagagagagagagacagagagagagagagagagagagagagagagagagacagagagagagagagagagagagagagagagagagagagagagagagagagagagagagagagagagagagagagagagagagagagagagagagagagagagagagagagatggatggattacTGGAGGGTAGGTACACACACAAACGAATGCTGAAAGTGCTACACGGAAATCCACTATCTTCAattgattgaatcccagccttagTAACAAACAGATTCCCTCCGTTTACACATGAGGCCTCCAAATGAAACTAGCAGTGTAACTAGCTGTAGGAGTGGGAGGCCTCCAAACAAAACTAGCAGTGTAACTAGCTGTAGGAGTGTGAGGCCTCCAAATGAAACTAGCAGTGTAACTAGCTGTAGGAGGGTGAGGCCTCCAAACTAGCAGTGTAACTAGCTGTAGGAGTGTGAGGCCTCCAAACTAGCAGTGTAACTAGCTGTAGGAGTGTGAGGCCTCCAAATGAAACTAGCAGTGTAACTAGCTGTAGGAGTGTGAGGCCTCCAAACTAAACTAGCAGTGTAATTAGCTGTAGGAGTGTGAGGCCTCCAAACGAAACTAGCAGTGTAACGGAGTGGGAGGCCTCCAAACTAAACTAGCAGTGTAACTAGCTGTAGGAGTGGGAGGCCTCCAAACAAAACTAGCAGTGTAACTAGCTGTAGGAGGGTGAGGCCTCCAAATGAAACTAGCAGTGTAACTAGCTGTAGGAGTGTGAGGCCTCCAAATGAAACTAGCAGTGTAACTAGCTGTAGGAGTGTGAGGCCTCCAAATGAAACTAGCAGTGTAATTAGCTGTAGGAGGGTGAGGCCTCCAAATGAAACTAGCAGTGTAACTAGCTGTAGGAGGGTGAGGCCTCCAAATGAAACTAGCAGTGTAACTAGCTGTAGGAGGGTGAGGCCTCCAAATGAAACTAGCAGTGTAACTAGCTGTAGGAGTGTGAGGCCTCCAAATGAAACTAGCAGTGTAATTAGCTGTAGGAGGGTGAGGCCTCCAAATGAAACTAGCAGTGTAACTAGCTGTAGGAGGGTGAGGCCTCCAAATGAAACTAGCAGTGTAACTAGCTGTAGGAGTGTGAGGCCTCCAAATGAAACTAGCAGTGTAACTAGCTGTAGGAGTGTGAGGCCTCCAAACTAGCAGTGTAACTAGCTGTAGGAGTGTGAGGCCTCCAAACTAGCAGTGTAACTAGCTGTAGGAGTGTGAGGCTTCCAAACTAAACTAGCAGTGTACTTAGCTGTAGAAGAGTGGCTGGCAGGGCATCAGGGAGGGCTGGGGAATGGGCCGGACCACTGCCCGCTATATTGGTCCATCCCAGCAGGGAGTGTCAGATCCTCCACAGACTACTAGAGCATCCCACAATGCACTGCTCTGTGTGCCAGCACCCTCCTGATGCTGTTACTAATAAAAACCTGGTGTGGTTCGATggatggtgtgggtgtgtgtgtgtgtgtgtgtgtgtgtgtgtgtgtgtgtgtgtgctgagctTGGCTGAGGAGGACCACAGATTCTGTTTTCCTTTCTCTGCGGGGGCCAAGTGGGAGATAAAGGCCTTCTTTGAGCCGCTGTACTCCACGCGCCCAGGCCCTGCAGATTAATCATCTAGACCCAGAACAGAGCCCGCTGACAGCCATCCGAGGCCCAGGCCTCAAACGGGCCCACTGTCGCATCGCAGGGCCAGTGTCAGTGACACTTTTTGTCAAAGTGCAGATTTATGACATGGCTAAAGCGGATGAATGACTACACGGCTGACTTCCCCGGGTCTATCAGTCTGTAGTAAGGGTTTGATATGAAGCCTAATCCATCATAACCAGAGAGTTGAGCTCATGACGTCTCAGAGGAAAGGAGCCAGCGGATATAAAACAGTGTTCAGAGCATTTCCAATGTTCCTCCTTAGAGAAAATCTGAATCTAAGAATATCCCCATGAATTACGCTTCTGTCTGACCTAGAAGAACCATCTATATgtaggtttctctctctctgagggtgtgtgtgtgtgtgcgctgtgtGTGATCAAAGAGGAACGATTCAAGAACACACAGTAATGGTGTGTGCTGCTAAGGTAGCCTGCAGCTATGAAGACTaatgatcgtgtgtgtgtgtgtgtgtgtgtgtgtgtcttcagggCAGGGTCTgctttctctctcacctcccctgtCCTGCTCTGACACTCTCCAGAGCCTGTCCTGGTCTTTCATGTTGTTCACAGCTTAATAGTTCTCACTGATAATTTCAATGAAACACTTCCTCTCCCCCCACTACCTTCCACAGCCCACAGCCCGGATGGCTGTGGTCTACTGCTAATTACACTGATCTCAGGTCTGTGACAGATCACAATATGACTGGGACTTAAACACACCTGTCAATCAAAATCTGACCCAGGAATTGAGTTTCCCAGTCCAGGCGATCTGAACAGTACCATTTCCTCTGTGCCTACCTACATTAAGCAAGGATGGATCAGGACAACAAGAAAAGCAGGATGTTGGCTCAGGTAGGTAGGTCAGGTCAGTTTAATTTAGAAATGAATGGGAAGAAAAATGACAGAAAAGCAGGAATTGATTCCTGATTAATCAGTAAGAATCCCATTCATGATATATGGTAACTTGGGGATGAGACATTATGCCTAGAgaggcgacagacagacagacagatataataTAGATAGATACTCACAGCAATGATGTCCAGTGTGTTATCACAGACTTTCCGTATCTCAGCATTCTTGTCGTGCATCAGGTCAATGAGGTAGGCAGGAGCCTCTGGAGAGAGGGAGTCCAGGAAAGGACaacagaaggagggagaggtaCTTTCTCGCTacatttcttctttctttctaCATTTCTAACCCTAACATTTTGCTGTTCCTTGTCCTCAAACACGTCATTCAACAATGTCTGTTTAATCAAGATCACAGTGACAGAAAGAAACGTAGAGGAAACACTCTGCTTTTGCTCTTTCATTTCTAGAAAGGAGACACGAGACAGTTGCCCTGTGGCcaaatgaacaactcttacaTTTCCTGCAACGAGAGAGAGATATTGTAAAGCAGAAAGCCTCTCCCAAGGCAGACCACTTGGCAGAGATCCCTCTGTAATATTCTCCACAGAAAGAAAAACATCTATCAAATACTACCACAAGCTATTGGTAATTTTACGTACACCGCCTCTGATTCCAACTGTACAGTATTACACTGTGTGGAGCGCTGAGGTCATTGATAGGGTGATTTTTATTGCTATGGAAACACACATCGAAAGAAGCAGAGGGTGGTCCTGTTGGTTACCATGGTAACACATAATACAGTACAGAGTGAGGTAAATATGGGGTGAAATTGTAAGTAATTTAGGAGTTGGACATTGAAGGATCATTTGGGCTGTAGTTCTGAGATGAATTGCATTGTGGGAAGAGAAAGGATACGTGTGTCCTTGATGATGACGTCCCTGGTGGCTTGGTGGAACACCATCTGGTAGAACACATAGACGATCTGACACACAAACTCATCGTCCTCCTGttgggctatatatatatatatatatatatatatataaataaataaatagagagacagagagagagagagagagagagagagacagagacagagacagagagacagagagagagagagagagagagagagagagagagagaaagaggagagagagagacagaaacagagacagagacagagagagagagagagagaaagaggagagagagacagagacagagacagagacagagagacagagagagagagagagagagacagagagaaagaggagagagagacagaggttaaACAACACATAGACAATCTGACACAAACTACTCCTCCTCCTGTTGGGttgacacacaggcacagacgtATGGAGGTCAGGACACATACGAGTTCCCCTGAAGAATGTCGTTTTAGTT encodes:
- the niban1a gene encoding protein Niban 1a, whose translation is MGISPSSLLDESTSNYIRGCAEAELKEFSPHYRRQYSVAFFSQVQDELEQQKEKIKQLLKQRGPPKAGEVLYEEQVLHFDYTRKWKERYMVVRANYCLECHDSFETFVKGVPPLHKLLPTGGTVLTTEEKYMAMVDQCFPVSETNNVKEEFAPPIIGMPGQFPVYLRLPYRRDYYFCFRQETRQDAFLSILSDCIRHQNQDFLKKNTVEVQAFLKAVHLYRQEKGRYDSWNMLIGSDVRVLANLVMEELLPSLEKDMLPRLKAKKTERKRVWFATVEAAYILVQECLLEGLSVLKEECKTAACQQEVLIRSDMDLILHSRTYLEGKLRASVSEPAEKFCSEGVQPYLASILEELMGPISSGFQEARLLSDSQMDQLCQDFQEGGVTDKLKQALAKLSKPNLLSCYQMINSLHDQLQDLQERFDFSNISNLVHSTQIDLQQLIENAAYTFELLLYKAKENNTDNVGSAMEKSRHRVLKQYDYDSSTVRKRIFQEALVGITLPHIKKNLAPTCKTELQGLEEFIDADYSNFVHVENIYEGILLQSLDKEVSKVVKDAASLKKHNLFTDSRDLLRQCSRSSLLSTPSTPSSPARVPFSSTHHQTKVEAVSGATVEIKALGASIAPSVAAPVEKLVKVENTVSTHETPATDQMYTPVVAETETEDTPTGTAQVDIPVLSETEETPTPGDAVEVEETVVMDVPTTVAQSEADSSGPVPVPDPSPVPVCVVRPVAVIDPVAVEDSVAESTASLTITTTETEAETETEAKTEAKTEAETEAETEAKTEAKTEAKTEAETEAETEAETEAETETEAKTEAETEAKTEAETEAETEAETEAETEAETETEAETEAETEAETEAETEAETEAETEAETEAETEAETEADSESGPPNSDPVVASSGEQPVTVPPADTNLAAAAETKDVPASSYPIPDDGDDEWVTESESARSDIEIPGDDDVTRVAAPTEEVKVSQSNGEECSVSVTSNLAVEVSVSETPVSIAAKPPVEVSEGNPVPPSDDPVSEATGGVNGEARVEVTAGAYSTIASAAKFNVVPPQPQPDTQATLPAEPTKEALQAVEPAEPAPRALDCVKEIRDLVVEVFEVEEMVQQYPGSDNV